GGGGTCAGGTCGGCCTGCAGGGCCTTCACCTTGACCCGCGAGGCGGACTCGTCGACGTCGGCGACGGTCGAGAAGATCGAGCCGCCGTCCTTGAGCTTGATCAGGCCGGCCGACTGCAGCACGAGCAGGCCGCGGGCCTGGTTGGAGTCGTCGTCGGGAACGACCACGGTCTCGCCGTCGGGGATGTCGGCGACGTCGTCGTACTTCTGGGAGTAGAGGCCGAGCGGGTAGATCGCGGTCGCGCCCAGCGGGACCAGGTCGTCGTCGTTGGCGACGTTGTACTCGGCGAGGTAGACGATGTGCTGGAACTGGTTGGCGTCCAGCTCGCCCTCGGCCAGCGCGGGGTTGGGCAGCGGGTACTCGGCGAAGTCGCGGATCTCGAGCTCGATGCCGGCGTCCTTCGCGGCCTTCTCGAAGGTCTTCCAGTACGGGTCGCTCGCGCCGACGGTGCCGAGCACCACCTTCACCGGGTCGCTCTTCGACAGCTCGGTGCCGCCGTCGCCGTCGGTCGCGCGGCGGGTGTCGTCGCCGTCGCGGGTGGAGAAGATGATCGCCGCCGCGATGACGGCGAGCACGGCCACGGCCGCACCGATCACCAGCGGTAGCCGGGACTTCGGGGCCTCGATGAGGGGAGTCTGGTCGGACATGACGGGCTTAATGCCACCAAACCGCTAGACATTCCCTCGTCGGGAGTTGCCTGCGTCACAGGGCCTGGGCCGCCAGCCGGACGTGGGTGTTGGCGGCTCCGTAGCCGTCGTACCCGCCGCGTCGCTCGAGCAGCTCGACGCAGAAGCCCTGGGGGAGCACCGGTGTGTAGGCGTGCAGCAGCTCGCCGTCACCGGCGCGGTCGTAGAGCACGCCGTGCTCGCGCAGCTCCGCCAGGAACGCGGGAGCGAGCTCGAAGCGGGCGTCGAGGTCGGCGTAGTAGTTGTCCGGGACTGGCATGAGGGGTACGCCGGCCGCGCGCAGCCGGCGTACCTCGGCCAGCAGGTCGGTGCACCGGAAGGCGACCTGGACGACGCCCGCGGGCGGCCGGGCGGCTGCGACGTCGGGCACGTTGACCACCAGCCGCAGGTCGCCGCTCGCGGGACGGAAGGCGCGGCTGCGCACCCGGCCGTGCGGATCGATGAACTCCTCGAGCGCGGCGGGTTCCAGGCCGAGGAGGGTGCGCAGGAAGGCGACCTCCTCGTTGAGCGTGCGGGCGGGTACGGCGACGCCGACGTGGTCGATGCCCAGCCAGCCGTCCTGCTCGGGCGCGGCTGCGCCGAAGTCGCGCCGCCAGTCGTCGTCCTCGCCGGCGGGCGCGCTGACGAAGACGGGGACGCCGGCGGGCGAGGTGATGCCGGGCAGCCGCGTGTCGTCGGTCGCCCGCGCGACGCTGACGCTCGGCCAGAGCAGGGCGTGCGCGCGCTCGGCGACCTGGGCCACCGGCGCGGTGGCGATGCCGAGGGCGGGGCCGGCGGCCCCGGCGTTCACCAGCACCTCGGCGCTGCCGTTGCGCCAGCGGGCGACCGGCTTGTGGTGGTGCCAGCCGGCGAGGGTGAAGCCGAGCCGGGCGAGCAGGTCGTCGGTCGCGGGGCTGGCGGGGAGCTCGAGGAAGGCTGCGTCGGCCCGCTCGGGCGCGGGCGGTGCGACCGGCACCGCGGCCGGGTCGCGCCGCGCGAGGTCGTCCTCGAGGTGGACCAGCGAGCGCAGCGCGTCGCGGGCGGTGGTGGCGGCGGGAGACTCCCGGACGACGTCGCTGAAGACCTCGAGGGACAGCGGGCCGTCGTACCCGGCGCCGAGGACGGCCTCGACCACCCCGGTCACGTCCATCGTCCCCTGGCCGGGGAAGCAGCGGTGGTGGCGGCTCCACTCGAGCACGTCCATGTCGAGCAGCGGGGCGTCGGCGACCTGGAGGAAGCCGATCCGGTCGCCGGGGACGCCGGCCAGGGCGCGGGCGTCGTCGCCGCGGGAGAGGAGGTGGAAGGTGTCGACGGCGAGGGTGACGGCGGGGTGATCGGCGCGCCGGACGACGTCCCAGGCCTGGCCGACCCGGTCGACGTGGCGGCCCCAGGCGAGCGCCTCGAAGGCGAGGACCAGCCCGCGCTCGGCGGCCAGGTCGCCGAGGACCGCGAGCTGGGCGGCGGACAGGTCGGGGTCGTCGATCGCGTCGGCCCGGACGTTGGAGCACAACAGCACGACGGGAGCACCCAGGGCCGCGGCGACGTCGAGCTTGCGGGCGACGCGTCGTACGACGGCCGGGAAGTCCGCGGGCCGTACGCCCTCGACGTCGCGCACCGGCTGGAACAGCTCGACCCGCAGACCGAGGTCGGCGCACCTCTTCGCGACGTCCTCGGGGCTGAGGGGGGAGGCGACGAGGTCGTTGTCGAAGATCTCGACGCCGTCGAAGCCCGCGGCCGCGATCGTGGCGAGCTTGTCGGCGAGCAGCCCGGACAGGGAGACGGTGGCGATGCTGCGCCGGGTCATGACGTCAGGTCCGCGAAGTGGCGGGCCATCCGGTCCGCGTCGGCCTGCCGGCCGGTGAACAGCTCGAAGGCGTCGACCGCCTGGCCGACCGCCATCCCGCCGCCGGGGACGACCCGGCAGCCGCGCGAGCGGGCGAGCGCGACCAGCTCGGTCTCGAGCGGGAAGTAGACGACGTCGGCCACCCACAGGCGCGGGTCCACCACCGCCGGGGCGACGGGCAGCCCGGCGTGGCCGTGCATCCCGATCGGTGTCGCGTTGACCAGGCCCTGCGCGTCGGCGAGGGCGGCGGCGACGTCGTCGACCGGCGTGATCCGCTCGGCGGCGAACCTCTTGCCGAGCCGGATCGCGGCGGCCTGCGCACGCTCGGTGTCGGCGTCGTGGACCGCGACGTGGGCGGCGCCCTGGTCGAGCAGGGCGTAGGCGACGGCGAGCCCGGCGCCACCGGCGCCGACGACGACGGCACGGTCGGTCACCGCGTCCGGCAGTGCCGAGCGGAAGGCCCGTCCCCAGCCGGACCAGTCGGTGTTGTGGCCGACCAGCCGGCCGTCGCGGATCTGCACGGTGTTCACGGCGCCCAGGTCCTCGGCGGCCTGCGAGATGTCGTCCAGCAGGGGCAGCACCGCCTGCTTGAACGGGTGGGTCACGTTGAGCCCGTCGAAGCCGAACGCCTTCGCCCAGCGGACCAGCTCGGGCAGGTCGTCGACGCCGAACCCGCGCACCTCCGCGTCGATGCGGCGGTAGGTGAGGGCGACGCCGTGCGCGCGCCCCTCGGCCTCCTGCATGGCCGGGGTCAGCGAGCCGCCGATGCCGGCGCCGACCAGGCCCAGGGAGTACGACGCGGTCACGACCGGTCCCCGATCCGCTCGTCGGCCAGGTGGGCCACGTGCTCGACCGCCATCGCGTAGCCGCGGGCGCCGCAGCCGGTGACGATCCCGTCGGCCACCTCGGCGACGTAGGAGTGGTGCCGGAACGCCTCGCGGCGGTGGATGTTGCTGAGGTGCACCTCGACGACCGGACCGTCGACGACGGCGAGCGCGTCACGGAGCCCGACCGAGGTGTGCGAGAGAGCGGCGGCGTTGACGACGACCCCGGCCGCACGGTGGCGCAGCTCGTGGATCGCGTCGACGAGGACGCCCTCGTGGTTGGTCTGCCGGAAGTCGAGGTCGTACCCGAGCCGGTCGGCGGCCGTGTGGCACAGCTTCTCGATCTCGGGGAGCGTGACGGTGCCGTAGGCGTGCGGGTCCCGCTCGCCCAGCAGGTTGAGGTTGGGGCCGTTGAGGACGGCGATCACGGGGCGCGCGCTCATCGGGCGAGCTCCGGAAGGGGCAGGGTGCCGCGGACCGTCGTACGACCGACCTCGGCGGTGGGGACGCGGTGCGTGCCGGACGGGCCGGTGAGCACGGCGATCGCGGAGATGCCGCAGGCGGCGACGACGAAGGCGGCGACCCGGTACCAGTTGCTCGCGTCGCCGTCGAGCAGCCAGCCGGCGATCGTGGGCGTGAACCCGGCCAGGGCGAAGCCGAACTGGGTGCCGATCGCCATGCCGGACAGGCGGACCGAGGTGGGGAAGTACTCGGCGTACGTCGCGGGCCACACCGCGTTGGGCATGCTGTAGACGACACCCGCCAGCGCGATGCCGCTGATCAGCACGAGCGGCACGTCGTGCTCGGTGATCGACCAGAGGAAGAGCGTCACCAGGACGCTGCTGCCGACCAGGCCGGTGAGGAAGACGGGCTTGCGGCCGATCCGGTCCGACAGGCTGGCCCACAGGGGGATGGTGCCGACGGCGATGACGTTGGCGATGATCGCGAGCCAGAGCATCGTGGTCTTGCTGATCTCGATGCCGTAGTCCTCGGAGGTCGCCAGGTTGAGCGCGAGGACGGCGAACATGGTGTTGACGACCGCGACGAAGGCGGCGAAGAAGACGCGGACCACGCCGGTCCAGTGGTCGCGGAAGAGCACGCCGAGCGGCGCCTTCGGCGCCTCGTGACGCACGGCCTCGCGGTGGAACTCGGGGGTCTCGTCGAGGGTGCGCCGGATCAGGAAGCCGATCAGCACGACGACGGCGCTCAGCCAGAACGGCACCCGCCAGCCCCAGCTGAGCAGCGCGTCCTCGGGGAGCACGGCGGCCAGCGGCAGGAACACCGCCGGGGCGAGGATCTGGCCACCCTGCGTGCCGCTGAGCGTGAAGCTGGTGAAGAAGCCGCGGCGGTCGTCGGGTGCGTGCTCGAAGGACATCGAGTTGGCGCCGGCCTGCTCGCCCGCGGCGGAGAGGCCCTGCAGCAGGCGGAGCACCACGAGCAGTGCCGGGGCGAGCATCCCGACCTGGCCGTACGTCGGCAGGCAGCCGACCAGGAAGGTCGAGACGCCCATCAGCAGCAGGGTCCCGATCAGGATCCGCTTGCGGCCGAGGCGGTCGCCGATGTGGCCCATGAAGAAGGACCCGACCGGGCGGGCGACGTACGCGACGCCGAAGGTGGCGAAGGACGCGATGCTGGCCGCCGTCTCGTTGCCCTCGGGGAAGAAGATCTTGGGGAACACCAGGGCGGCGGCGGTGCCGTAGATCGCGAAGTCGTAGTACTCGAGCGCGCTGCCGCACCATGCCGCGAGTGCGGCCTTCCGCGGGGTGCGGACCGGGGCGAGGTCCTGGGCCATCTCGAACTGCCTTTCTCCGTCGCCTCCACTGTGGACGCGAACTGCGCAGGACGCTACGAGTGGCGCCCGTCACATGGCAATCGGTTGCCATTTCTTGCCATAGACTGCCGCCGTGGCAGTTCCGAAGCGGGTCACCATCTCCGACGTCGCCGACGCCGCGGGCGTCGCGACCTCCACCGTGTCGCGCGCGCTGAGCACGCCCGGCCGGGTCAACGCGACGACGCGCGAGCACATCCTCGAGGTCGCCGCCCGGCTCGGCTACGTGCCGAACCCGAGCGCCCGCGCGATGAGCTCGGGCCGCACGCACACCTACGCGCTGCTCGTGCCCGACATCACCAACCCCTACTTCGCGGGCGCGATCAAGGGCGCCGAGCGGGCGGCCGCGGCGGCCGGCAAGACGCTCGTGCTCGGCGACACCCAGGAGAGCGCGGCCAAGGAGGGAGAGCTGATCGCGCGCCTGGGGCCCGCCGTCGACGGGATCGTGGTCGCCGCGGCCCGTGGTACCGACGACGACCTCGCCGCCGCCGGTGCCCGCAACCGGCTTGCCCTGATCAACCGCACGCTGCCCGCGGTGCCGTCGGTGCCCTCCGTCGTCGCCGACTACGACGCCGGCACCCGGCAGATCGTCGACCACCTGGTCTCGCTCGGCCACGAGTCGCTGGTGTTCCTCGGCGGACCGCACGAGTCCTGGTCCGGTGCACGGCGCTGGGCCGGGCTCCAGGCTGCCTCCTCGGCCGCGGGTGTGCGCGCGCGCCGGCTCGGTCCCTACCTGCCCACCCTCCAGGGCGGCCCGGCCGCCGCGGACGCCGCGCTCGCCGCCGGCGCCCACGCCGTGGTCTGCCACAACGACATGCTGGCCATCGGCGTGCTGCGCCGCCTGGCGGCTCGCGGGGTCGACGTGCCGGGGGAGGTGAGCGTGGTCGGCTTCGACGACATGTTCGGCGCCGACTTCTGCCAGCCCGCGCTCACCACGCTCGCCGAGCGCACCGAGGACGCCGGCGCCTGCGCGATCGAGCTGCTGCTCCGCCCGCCCTCGGGCGCGCTGGCCGCGGTCGTCGTACCCACGCAGCTGAGGGTCCGGGAGTCCACCGGCCCGCGCCGGGGATCGCGTCGGTAAATGCCGTTGTGCGCGCCGGATCCGCGACCTACCGTTGTCGCACACGGGAAAGGAGGTGGTCCGAAGAATGAGTTCTTCCAGGACGCGTGAGGTGGCTGCCCGCTAGCAGCCCCGCAGTTCCGACGGGCTGCGCGCGAAACCAACGCAGCCACCCGACCCGCAGGTGAAACCGGGATCGTCCCCCGGCCCGGTCCGAGGACCGCACCTGCGGGTCGCTGCGTTTTTCACCGGCCCGTGACGGCCGGCGTCCTGTCTCCCGGCTCACAAGAAGTTGCCGTCGTCAACCATCTGGGCATATGGTTGATCTACGACAACCATTCGGGTGATGACGAGAAGAGATGACGACTCGATGACGAACGCTGCGTCGGCCACCGCCGAACCGGGCCAGATGACCCACCGCGAGATCATGGAGGCCCTGACCGGGCTGCTGCTCGCGATGTTCGTGGCGATGCTCTCCAGCACCGTGGTGAGCAACGCGCTCCCCGCGATCGTGACCGACCTGCACGGCAGCCAGACCGGCTACACGTGGGTCGTGGTCGCGACCCTGCTGACCATGACGGCGACCACGCCGATCTGGGGCAAGCTCGCCGACCTGTTCAGCAAGAAGCTGCTGGTGCAGGTCGCCCTGGTCATCTTCTCGGCCGGCTCCGTCGTGGCTGCGGTGGCGCCCAGCATGGGCGTGCTGATCGGTGCGCGTGCCATCCAGGGCCTCGGTGTCGGTGGTCTCACCGCGCTGGTCCAGGTCGTCATCGCCTCGATGGTCTCCCCGCGTGAGCGCGGTCGCTACAGCGGCTACATCGGCGCGGTCTTCGCCACGGCGACCGTCAGCGGCCCGCTGCTCGGCGGCCTGATCGTGGACAGCCCGATGGGCTGGCGCGGGTGCTTCATCGTCGGCATCCCCATCGCCGCGATCGCCTTCGTCGTCCTCCAGAAGACCCTGCACCTGCCGACCATCAAGCGCGACGTCAAGATCGACTACCTCGGCGCCACCCTCATCATGGCCGGCATCAGCCTGATCCTGGTCTGGGTCAGCCTCGCAGGCACCAACTTCGACTGGATCTCCGGTACGTCGGCCGCTCTCGTCGCCGGCAGCCTCGCCCTCATCGGGGGCGCCCTGTGGGTCGAGGCCAAGGTCGCCAGCGAGCCGGTGATCCCGCTGCGCCTGTTCCGCGACCGCACCACCGCGCTGGCCACCGCCGCCTCGGTGATGATCGGAGTCGCGATGTTCGGTGCGACGGTCTACCTCAGCCAGTACTTCCAGCTCGCCCGCGGCATGAGCCCCACCGAGGCCGGCCTGATGTCGGTCTGCATGGTCGGCGGCCTGCTCGTCTCGAGCATCGTCAGCGGCCGGGTCATCACCAGGACCGGCCTGTGGAAGCGCTGGCTCGTCGGCGGGATGCTCTTCGTCATCGCCGGCGTCGCCCTGCTCGGCACGATCGACGTGCACACCCCGCTCGTGGTCGTCGGCAGCTACATGGCGCTGGTCGGCATCGGCCTCGGCGCGACGATGCAGAACCTGGTCCTGTCGGTGCAGAACAACGTCGCCGTCGAGGACCTGGGCGCGGCCAGCTCGGTCGTCGCGATGTTCCGCTCGATCGGTGGTTCCGCGGGTGTCGCGGCCCTCGGCGCCGTGCTCGCCCACCAGGTCACCGGCGGCGTCAAGGACGGCATCGCGGCCCTGGTCAGGGCCGGCAAGATCAGCCAGGAGCAGCTCGTCGCGATGCAGCACTCCACCGGCGACATCCCCAAGCTGGCCGACCTCCCGGCCCCGATCCGCTCGCTCTACGAGGCCTCGTTCGGTGACGCGGTCGGCCACCTGTTCCTGGTCGCGGTCCCGTTCGCGATCGTCGCCTTCCTCTGCATCCTGTTCATCAAGGAGGTCCCGCTGCGGACCACCAACGGCCCCGCCCCGACCGCCCCGGCCGCGGAGTCCGGTGAGGAGCCCGAGCTCGAGGCTGCGCGATGACCACCACGATCACCCGCACCGACGCGCTGAAGGACCTCGAGGTCGAGGTCGGCGTGCTGATCCGCCGGGTCCGCCGGGTGATCGGCGAGCGGGCTCGTGCGGTGCACCCCGACCTGCTGCCGTCCTCGTACCTGATGCTCAGCCACGTCCACGACCACGGGCCGTTGCGCGCCTCGGC
This genomic interval from Nocardioides kongjuensis contains the following:
- the aroQ gene encoding type II 3-dehydroquinate dehydratase, with the protein product MSARPVIAVLNGPNLNLLGERDPHAYGTVTLPEIEKLCHTAADRLGYDLDFRQTNHEGVLVDAIHELRHRAAGVVVNAAALSHTSVGLRDALAVVDGPVVEVHLSNIHRREAFRHHSYVAEVADGIVTGCGARGYAMAVEHVAHLADERIGDRS
- a CDS encoding MetQ/NlpA family ABC transporter substrate-binding protein, yielding MSDQTPLIEAPKSRLPLVIGAAVAVLAVIAAAIIFSTRDGDDTRRATDGDGGTELSKSDPVKVVLGTVGASDPYWKTFEKAAKDAGIELEIRDFAEYPLPNPALAEGELDANQFQHIVYLAEYNVANDDDLVPLGATAIYPLGLYSQKYDDVADIPDGETVVVPDDDSNQARGLLVLQSAGLIKLKDGGSIFSTVADVDESASRVKVKALQADLTPTSLPDVAAAIVNNDFVEDAGLKFDDAIAVDDASDPKAIPYVNIFAVRAEDKDNPALEKLVEVYQQTQAVLDGVDEAAGGTAEFVTISQADLEKSLHDVENQIREQK
- a CDS encoding MDR family MFS transporter — translated: MTNAASATAEPGQMTHREIMEALTGLLLAMFVAMLSSTVVSNALPAIVTDLHGSQTGYTWVVVATLLTMTATTPIWGKLADLFSKKLLVQVALVIFSAGSVVAAVAPSMGVLIGARAIQGLGVGGLTALVQVVIASMVSPRERGRYSGYIGAVFATATVSGPLLGGLIVDSPMGWRGCFIVGIPIAAIAFVVLQKTLHLPTIKRDVKIDYLGATLIMAGISLILVWVSLAGTNFDWISGTSAALVAGSLALIGGALWVEAKVASEPVIPLRLFRDRTTALATAASVMIGVAMFGATVYLSQYFQLARGMSPTEAGLMSVCMVGGLLVSSIVSGRVITRTGLWKRWLVGGMLFVIAGVALLGTIDVHTPLVVVGSYMALVGIGLGATMQNLVLSVQNNVAVEDLGAASSVVAMFRSIGGSAGVAALGAVLAHQVTGGVKDGIAALVRAGKISQEQLVAMQHSTGDIPKLADLPAPIRSLYEASFGDAVGHLFLVAVPFAIVAFLCILFIKEVPLRTTNGPAPTAPAAESGEEPELEAAR
- a CDS encoding sugar phosphate isomerase/epimerase and 4-hydroxyphenylpyruvate domain-containing protein — encoded protein: MTRRSIATVSLSGLLADKLATIAAAGFDGVEIFDNDLVASPLSPEDVAKRCADLGLRVELFQPVRDVEGVRPADFPAVVRRVARKLDVAAALGAPVVLLCSNVRADAIDDPDLSAAQLAVLGDLAAERGLVLAFEALAWGRHVDRVGQAWDVVRRADHPAVTLAVDTFHLLSRGDDARALAGVPGDRIGFLQVADAPLLDMDVLEWSRHHRCFPGQGTMDVTGVVEAVLGAGYDGPLSLEVFSDVVRESPAATTARDALRSLVHLEDDLARRDPAAVPVAPPAPERADAAFLELPASPATDDLLARLGFTLAGWHHHKPVARWRNGSAEVLVNAGAAGPALGIATAPVAQVAERAHALLWPSVSVARATDDTRLPGITSPAGVPVFVSAPAGEDDDWRRDFGAAAPEQDGWLGIDHVGVAVPARTLNEEVAFLRTLLGLEPAALEEFIDPHGRVRSRAFRPASGDLRLVVNVPDVAAARPPAGVVQVAFRCTDLLAEVRRLRAAGVPLMPVPDNYYADLDARFELAPAFLAELREHGVLYDRAGDGELLHAYTPVLPQGFCVELLERRGGYDGYGAANTHVRLAAQAL
- a CDS encoding MFS transporter, coding for MAQDLAPVRTPRKAALAAWCGSALEYYDFAIYGTAAALVFPKIFFPEGNETAASIASFATFGVAYVARPVGSFFMGHIGDRLGRKRILIGTLLLMGVSTFLVGCLPTYGQVGMLAPALLVVLRLLQGLSAAGEQAGANSMSFEHAPDDRRGFFTSFTLSGTQGGQILAPAVFLPLAAVLPEDALLSWGWRVPFWLSAVVVLIGFLIRRTLDETPEFHREAVRHEAPKAPLGVLFRDHWTGVVRVFFAAFVAVVNTMFAVLALNLATSEDYGIEISKTTMLWLAIIANVIAVGTIPLWASLSDRIGRKPVFLTGLVGSSVLVTLFLWSITEHDVPLVLISGIALAGVVYSMPNAVWPATYAEYFPTSVRLSGMAIGTQFGFALAGFTPTIAGWLLDGDASNWYRVAAFVVAACGISAIAVLTGPSGTHRVPTAEVGRTTVRGTLPLPELAR
- a CDS encoding shikimate dehydrogenase, with protein sequence MTASYSLGLVGAGIGGSLTPAMQEAEGRAHGVALTYRRIDAEVRGFGVDDLPELVRWAKAFGFDGLNVTHPFKQAVLPLLDDISQAAEDLGAVNTVQIRDGRLVGHNTDWSGWGRAFRSALPDAVTDRAVVVGAGGAGLAVAYALLDQGAAHVAVHDADTERAQAAAIRLGKRFAAERITPVDDVAAALADAQGLVNATPIGMHGHAGLPVAPAVVDPRLWVADVVYFPLETELVALARSRGCRVVPGGGMAVGQAVDAFELFTGRQADADRMARHFADLTS
- a CDS encoding substrate-binding domain-containing protein, whose translation is MAVPKRVTISDVADAAGVATSTVSRALSTPGRVNATTREHILEVAARLGYVPNPSARAMSSGRTHTYALLVPDITNPYFAGAIKGAERAAAAAGKTLVLGDTQESAAKEGELIARLGPAVDGIVVAAARGTDDDLAAAGARNRLALINRTLPAVPSVPSVVADYDAGTRQIVDHLVSLGHESLVFLGGPHESWSGARRWAGLQAASSAAGVRARRLGPYLPTLQGGPAAADAALAAGAHAVVCHNDMLAIGVLRRLAARGVDVPGEVSVVGFDDMFGADFCQPALTTLAERTEDAGACAIELLLRPPSGALAAVVVPTQLRVRESTGPRRGSRR